Part of the Ptiloglossa arizonensis isolate GNS036 chromosome 7, iyPtiAriz1_principal, whole genome shotgun sequence genome, gtatagcgatcattgcgaaaatttcgtgttacttggaaaattttttttttttatagtaaaatgttttatatatgtacacatataCTTCGTATAAAAGATATATACCGTTTTACGAATCCCGTATCGATCGTGAAACGTGCAGCTTTTAAAACGTTCGTTGGATAACGAGAGATTATCCAATTTGTTAAATCCTGAGATAAAAGACGGAGGTTTCGAAAGTTATGGGGTCGCTACGAGATCCGTGAGATTATTGGATGCCGTGAAATCCTCCGAACGTTATCAAAATTTCACGATGAACGTCCCTTGCACAAACTCCCGATCGTACGTGGCACAACAAAATGCAACTCTGTTGTTCAAGTAAAGCTTGAAAGTCGGTGAAGTAGCGAGAGAAACGATACCTCCCCCGCTTACTATGCGGACTTAAAAGTAACAATTACGGTACATGAAATTAGTAACGTGCTATTGCCTATCGAGAACGGCTCGTGTTCGCTTTGAACGTTCAACGACGAACCCTTCGACCCTTTCggacaatttgaaaaattcttcaccgagtaatttttcaatcgtaacaAACGCTCGTTCGTTTTAAAGATACTCGAAGAATTTcgcatcgaataattttttcaactcAAACAGATGCTTCTTTATTTAAGAGATTCGTTTACGGTTCAAACCATCTGCTTCTTCAACTCCTAATCGCTCGAGATCGATGCTAATACACTTCGAAAACAATCTTATCCTTTTGTTTATAGACTCGACCGTGTCTGAAAAGGTCGGAGGACATAAATCTTAAAAAAATTCCGAGGGACACTGATGCTATCGTCCCGCAATCTTATCTACCAGTTTAAACAACAGAAACATCTGGCAAACCTAACTAAACCTGTCCTTATCGATTCTCCTGGCAGTGTACAAACAAATCTTGGGGGATTACACAGATAAAGTTAAGAGAACGGTGTCGAGCTCCCGGAGTATTGCACGGTGATTGAACCTTACAAGTTTCCCTATCTTTCTGAGCCCCTGGCGAACACGAACCGATCTGTTGGGAGCCGATAGAACTGGACCTGTGAAGTAAGAGGCTTCTGTGGACGTTTCCATGACAGTGTTACAAAATAGTTACGTAATTATGGCTTAATAACGCGTTAGAGGGAAACAAACTTCAACACAGACTCTTCGCCTCGAGTAAAAATCGTAAAGTATCGATTATCTTCGTTATCTATTATTCGAGTGAACCTACGCCCGATCTCTGTATCTCTCTGGTGTTGATCGCGTCGTGAAAGACGTTCCAATCAACAGGATCGTTTCTCGTCGGCTCCCAGGATCCACCCAAGAGTACCTCAAATCACCGTGTCCTGATAAGCAGGTGGTCCGCTGAGAACGAACTGTCTCTGGCTCTGTCTGACGATGTCGGTTCTGTTGGGTACCTGGGGTGTCGCCCTCACCCCGTGATAGTTGCTGTAACTGGACCTGGCGCTTGCCGGCCGATTGTTGTAGAGATCGTCCAGGTCCTCGCCGTTCAGACTCTGGGTGCTGGTTTGCTGAAAAGTGGGATTGCTCTGACCCTGCCACTGCATGGGACTGAGCTCACTTGGCTGCCAATTGTCGGCCAGGTTCCTGGTGGAGCTGGTCGCGTCCCAATTGGGGTAGTTCTGGTTGGTGTAGTTGCCTGTGTTCGAGTAATTGTTGGACGAATCCTGGTTCCACAATGTGGGGGATGACACGGCCATGTTCACCGCCTCTGGTTGCCAGTTGGAGTTTCTATCTCTGTCCCAGGTCATGGAGATCCTGTCGTAGTTGAGCGTACCTTGGGACAGGGAGTTGACGTTCTGGTTGGTGAGGTTGCTTGGGGTGGTGTTGGCGTAGAGGCTCTCTTGGTGGTCCATGATACGGTTCACAGGGTTCTTCCTGCGCGATTGTCTCACCGAGCTCCTGCGGCTGGACCTGCGTGTCCCGTCACGAGAGATCACCGACCTGCGTTTCACTCTTCGAGGTGTCATCGGCTTGGGGGACACGCTGTCGTCGTGCACCGGTGGCTCCGGTTGAGAGTACTCGATGCTGTACAGCGGCCTCGGCTGCTTTTTCTTCCGTTTAGCTTGCACTGCGGCCGTGAAACAGAGCGAAAGTCTCGTCACAGGTTTGGGTATCGTCGACGTGCGCATCAGTTTGCACCTGGACCAACCGATCGTTCTCCGTGCCAGGTGCAAACCGTCGGGTTAGAGACACCTCTCGGTCGAGTTAATTGCAAACAACGCGTTGTTACGAGTACCCTCGTGGTACCGATTGTTTCGCGGACGATCGAACCGGACGATGCAAGCGTTGATTCGTCCATTTCCTCCCCTGTTTCCGGCCGATTCGCGAACGGACCCCAGAGCATTACCCCGGATTAGTTTTTGAAATCGCGCGACCACAGATACGAAACgtgttaaaaaaacaaaaaaaaaaaaaataacatcgTCCAGCGACCCAAGAGACTTGAAACTTAACGATCACCAAAGAAGTAACCCAAACGAGCAAACGAAACAGTATCCCCGAAAAAATACCGCCAGAGGAGGAGAATGTTAGAGAGAATAATATaggagagaaagaaatagaacgggggttaataaataaaaaagcaaGCAAGTAGTAGCATTGCACGTTTATTGTCGCCAATGAACTGCACCAAGGTAAATCATATGATacagtaaataaatataaaactatgAACTACGCCCTTAAACGAAGTACACACGACTACTGTACAAAGCTTCGAACGAGAAAGGAATATTTACCCacgttcgaacgacgaatctGAAGTGACActttcaacgtataacgatcgTAGTcaggtatttttcattcgactaAATCCACTACCGCGATACAATAAAGTGTGCTTGGTGTTATAAATAAATCACGTAAGgatgcgttacacattaaacTTAAAAACGAAacattatgtatatatacaattaGTGTTCACTgagcaacattttttttttataatagcgACTCTCCGTCAAGTATGCCCCGTTAAGAGTGTAAAATGGATTAAGTAACAATTTGTCGGTAAACCTACGTAAAGTATTGCAAAAAACATGTACAAAATATCTAATCGATAAGTAACAATGTTTCATTTATTAAGGCTACTTAAGGTAAAAGAACTTACGTAATATGCAGGTTGCGTTATAAACGACGACCAAGGCTGACGCGATAATGTCGGTGAAGTGTGATGgagagaataaaaagaaatagagtCGATCTACGAATTGGTCCCATTGTATCTGTACAATGAGAGTTTGGAATACATTTGCTGTGGTCTTCGGGAATTGAAAAAGGTTGTCGTTTCGTTCCCTCTGCGACTGTGTCTTTGTATTTGTACAGCTCGACACGCTCCGGATATACACTTAAACATCCTGCCTATCATCGAATCGCAATAAATATTCATCGATCGATCATTGTGCGCAATGCAATAACATTAGCAACTTAATTGTCACGCCAGTGGATCGTTTAAAACAATTACACGTTGCTTTCACGATTCTTACTTTTTTTCCAGAGCGAAAATGAAACTCCACCTGGCACTTTTACAACATCGAGTTCGATTTTATTTTGTGCTAATTAATTATCCATAGTGTCTTCAATCGTGTACTCTATTCATCACACTTGACCGACACAATTTTCATCAGCTCTTGATCCACGAAACTTATAGAACATCCTGCATGCAGTCTATCAAGAAACGAACAACAtcgtgtttcgttaaaaaaaaaaataaaaagaaaaatagagaaaaaaaaaataaagaagggAAGTGTCTCATATAGTTATTGTCACTTcagattttaatttatatttgcgAAGTGTTGGACATTCGGTCGATAAACTATGGAATGTCGAaagttaattttgaaaatacattaATTACAAGTAAAATTCTAGAAAAAGACCGTCTCGTATCTTACAATACCCAATTGCACGTGTGCTCTCTCCTACGTACGTCGACGATGTAGGACTTAATCGTTGCtcgaaagatatatatatataaaaaacaaaaagaaacgaatgttCCATCGAACTTAAAACTGTAAAAACAAGAACAAGCATGCACTACTGCAATATTCAGACGTGTTcttaaacataaaaaaaaaggttCTCGCAGCAccgtataaacaaaaatttgttcaccGTCACGTTACAACAAGCTAATTAAATGCAGCCTAAAAGTTCTAACGTGTGCTACTTTTTAAGCCAGGCCACTCGTGTTGTCAAAAGGAATTCTTAGCGATTACTCTACTCGTACGAgagaatatatatgtatatatatatatatatatattttcttttatatcgtTATCAAAAATTCTAAATAAGTCTACGAATCGTAAACAAAGCGTCGAACAATCCTACAACATTCGTGAGACGTTTACAATCAAATTTTGCTCCGTACTACCGGGATGCAACGTTCTCCTTTTTCGTATaacaaaattttccatcgaagtacaattttcaaaccaaaaaaaaaaaaactgtttacAACCAGACAAAAGCCTCGAATACTCTCGAACAACAATGATTCATCTCCCCTATACGTATCACAGTGCATGTTTCCGTATAAATCCATGTTGCCTAACTCAACACGACTCTATACGctatgaacaattgtaaataaattcttcaaaaaaaaaaaaaaaagaaaaaaaacacgaaacgtATATGAACACGAAAGCGAACAGTGCTAGTGAACACGCGACCCG contains:
- the Nkain gene encoding sodium/potassium-transporting ATPase subunit beta-1-interacting protein isoform X1 — protein: MGICNRRHFLLTICVLQLITTVERQVFDFLGFMWAPILVNFFNIIFVILGFFGAFQYRPKYIISYCVWNTLWLGWNIFMICFYLNVGVLDRNSDILNLGTGSFSWWHVNGPGCKAVYDVTEPELFRPARPTNVTDCVLDYEVVEILHASTQCILGFIAIVGGICLSKVFLEEDDSLQAKRKKKQPRPLYSIEYSQPEPPVHDDSVSPKPMTPRRVKRRSVISRDGTRRSSRRSSVRQSRRKNPVNRIMDHQESLYANTTPSNLTNQNVNSLSQGTLNYDRISMTWDRDRNSNWQPEAVNMAVSSPTLWNQDSSNNYSNTGNYTNQNYPNWDATSSTRNLADNWQPSELSPMQWQGQSNPTFQQTSTQSLNGEDLDDLYNNRPASARSSYSNYHGVRATPQVPNRTDIVRQSQRQFVLSGPPAYQDTVI